The segment ACCAACATGGACGAAGGCGCGCTGGGCGCCGTGACCGACAATCCGCATTTCGGCGCCACCCACAATCCGTGGAAGCACGGTTACAGCGCGGGTGGCTCGTCCGGCGGCGCGGCGGCGGCGGTGGCGGCCGGCCTGGCGGTGGCGGCGGTCGGCTCGGATAGCCTCGGGTCGATCCGCATCCCGGCCAGTTATTGCGGCGTGTTCGCGCTCAAGCCCACTCACGGCGAGATCTCAGCCCGTGGCCTGGTGCCCGCCGCGCGGCGCCTCGATGCGGTGGGTCTGCTGGCACGCGGTGTGGACGACCTCACGGTGCTGCTGCAGGTGCTCGCCGGCTATGACGCCGACGATGCCCGCTCGCGCCGCCGGCGCGTCGCCTTCGATCTGCCGGACTGGGAGCCGGGACGGTTGCGTGCCGGCTTGCTGCCGGACCTGGCCGCGGTCGGCGTGGCGCCGGACGTGATCGCCGTGTTCGATACGGCCATGACGAAGCTGCCGCGCGAGCTGGGCGAGCGCCGCACCGTGGATTTCAGCGACTGGGATTTCGCCCGCACCCGCCGCGCCGGCCTGCTGCTGATGGAGGCGGAGATGCTCGGCACCTTCGCCGCCGACCTGGCCGACACCGCGCATCCGGTTTCGCCCCGCTTCCGCCACATGCTGGATTACGCGGCGCACAAATCGGCTGGCGACTATGCCAACGCCGACCGCGTGCTCGATGCGGCCACCCTGAAGATGCGCCGGCTGTTCTCGCAGGTGGATGTGCTGGTGCTACCGACCACCCCGCAGGGGGCGTTTCCGCTCGATGGCCCGGTGCCGGACTCGATCGCCGATCTCACCAGCTTCGCCAGCCTGGCCGGCTGTCCGGCGGTGAGCATCCCGATGGGTACCTTGCCGGACGGTCTGCCGATCGGCCTGCAGCTGGTCGGTGCGCGCGGCTCGGACCTGCGCCTGCTGGAACTGGCCGGCATCGTGGCGGCCACGCTGGATGCCGAGCCGTCGTACCCCGCGATCGCCTGAGGGCGTCGTGATGGGCGCAGCCACGTGGCAGGCGCTGCCGCTACCCGGGGCGGAGCTGTCGATCATCGAGGACTGGCTGGCGCCGACCGAGGCCGATGCGCTGCTCGCCGAGCTGCTCGTCGCGATCCGCTGGGAGAATCACCGGATCCGGATCTTCGGGCGCGAGGTGGCTTCGCCGCGCCTGAGCTGCTGGATCGGCGATCCGGGCACGAGCTACGTCTATTCCGGCACGCGTTTCGAGCCGCATCCCTGGTCGGAGCGGCTGGACGGACTTCGCGCACGGGTCGGGCAGGCCTGCGGTGAACGCTTCAACAGCGTGCTGGCCAATCTCTATCGCAATGGCGACGACGCGATGGGCTGGCACAGCGACGACGAGCCCGAGCTGGGCGAGCGGCCGGTGATCGCCTCGCTCAGCCTCGGTGCGGAGCGGCGCTTCCGGCTGCGCCCGCGGCGCGCCCGCGGGGAACCCTCGCGGCGCGACGATATCCGCAGCCTGATCCTGCGCCACGGCAGCCTGCTGCGGATGGCCGGCGACACCCAGCGCCTGTATCGCCACGACCTGCCGCGGGCGAAGGGATTGGAGCGGCCGCGGCTCAACCTGACCTTTCGCCGGATCGTCACGTCGCGCTGACGCGGCACTGCCGCTTGGCTTGGCCGGGGCGCGGCGGCGATAATTCGCGCTTTCCCCAGGCGCGCTCCCCATGACTGCGAAGACCGTACTCAACGACACCCATCGCGCGCTCGGCGCCCGCATGGTCGATTTCGGCGGCTGGGACATGCCGATCAACTACGGCTCGCAGATGGAGGAGCATCACGCCGTGCGCGGCGACGCCGGCATGTTCGACGTCTCGCACATGACGGTGATCGACCTGCACGGACCGCGCACACGCGAGTTCCTCCGGCGCCTGCTGGCCAACAGCGTGGACAAGCTGAAGGTCGCCGGCAAGGCGCTGTACTCGTGCATGCTCAATGAGCGCGGCGGCGTGATCGACGACCTGATCGTCTACTTCTTCGACGACGCCCACTACCGGCTGGTGGTCAACGCGGCGACCCGCGCCAAGGATCTGGCCTGGATCGAGACCCAGGCCAGAGCCTTCGACGTCACCGTCAAGGAGCGCCCCGAGTTCGCGATGATCGCGGTGCAGGGACCGAACGCCCGCGGCAAGGTCATCGGCCTGATCGCCGAGGCCGATCGCCCCCGCATCGAGAAGCTGGGCAAGTTCGCCGCCGCCGCGGCGCCGGGTCCGCACGGCATGCCGCTGTTCGTCGCGCGTACCGGCTACACCGGCGAAGACGGCTTCGAAATCATCGTGCCGGAAGAGCACGCCGTGGCGTTGTGGCAGGCGCTGGTCGATGCGGGCGTGAGGCCCTGCGGCCTGGGTGCACGCGACACCCTGCGACTGGAGGCCGGCATGAACCTCTACGGCCAGGACATGGACGAGGATGTCTCGCCGTGGGAGGCCAACCTCGGCTGGACCATCGCGCTGGACGAAGGCCGCGATTTCATTGGCCGCGCCGCACTCGAGGCGCAGAAGGCCGATGGCGTGAAGCGGGTGATGGTCGGCCTGGTGCTGGACGACAAGGGCGTGTTGCGTCACGGCCAGAAGGTGCTCACCGCGCAGGGCGAGGGCGAAATCCTCTCGGGCAGCTTCTCGCCCACGCTGGAGAAGGCGATCGCCTTCGCCCGCATCCCGGCCGGCGAGCCGGGCGACATCCGCGTGGATATCCGCGGCCGCGAGTTGCCGGTACGCCTGGTCAAGTATCCGTTCGTGCGCGACGGCAAGCCCTGCGAGGGCATCTGACTCCCTGCCGCCGGGGTGACTCGGCGGCACCGGGCGCGCGCGCTAGAATCGCCGCGTCCACCTTCCTCCCACTCCAACGACTGGACCCGATCATGAGCGAGATTCCCGGCGATCTGAAATTCCTCAAATCCCACGAATGGGCCCGCGTCGAGGACGACGGCCTGGTTCGCGTGGGCATTTCCGACCATGCCCAGGCGGCGCTGGGCGACCTGGTGTACGTGGAGCTGCCCGAGATCGGTGCGAGCGTGCAGGCAGGCAATGGCGTGGCGGTGGTCGAATCGGTGAAGGCCGCTTCGGACATCTATTCGCCGGTGTCCGGCGAGATCGTCGAGGTCAACGAGGCGCTGACCGACAAGCCCGAAGTGATCAATGAAGATGCGTTCGGCGAGGGCTGGCTGTTCGTCGTGCGTCCGAGCGATCGCGCCGAACTCGACGACCTGCTCTCCGCGGACGCCTACGCCGAGCAGATCGAGAACGAAGACCACTGACGGATCGGCTCCTCGATTGTTCCGACGACGGCCGCGAGAGCGGCCGTCGTCGTATCCGGACGTCGCCGGCGCGGGTGAAGGAAAAAAATTTCCTCCGCGAACGGTGCTTCGGTCGTCTTCCGTTCATCCATTTTTCCGAGGTGCCGGGAGCGCGTTTGCGAGCAAGCGTATCGTGCATGCGATGCATGTGCCGGCGATGCGTTTTTTTCCGATGGTGGCCGCAAACCTTTATACAGCGCGGTTTTCCGCGACGGACGGCAAATGCGAAAGAATTTTGTATGGACGTCTATACGTCTTTCTTATTGATTCGCGAATTGCCGCAACGCCTTGTGTGGCGGGGCTTTTGGGCGGGCTGGGAGGGGGCTGGCGGGTCGTTTCCGGGTGTTCAAAATCAATTGACAGTTGAAATCTTCGGGAATAGCTTTCGCACCAGATTCTGGGGAACAGGTGCTATGTCGGCAGTGAAGTATGTACAACCCTATGTCGAGCACGGCGAGAAAGCTGGCGCGGTACGCAAGATCACCGTCTCGATTCCACTTCACGTCCTGCGACTTCTGTCCGATCTGCGCACCCACCGCCAGGTGAACAATCTTCGGCACGCCACCAACAGCGATTTGCTGGTCGAGGCGTTCCTTCACGCTTTTACTGGGCAACCACTGCCAACTGATGAGGAGCTGAGACGAACCATGGCCACTGCCAAGAAAACCGCTGCAAAGAAACCGGCCGCCAAGAAGGCCGCCAAGAAGACCACCGTGAAGAAAGTCGCCGCCAAGAAGCCGGTGGCGAAGAAGCCGGCCGCCAAGAAGGCTGCCGTGAAGAAGGTTGCCGCCAAGAAGGCTGCTCCGAAGAAGGCTGCTGCCAAGAAGCCGGCCGCCGCCAAGAAGACCGCCGCCAAGAAGACCGCGGTGAAGAAGGTCGCTGCCAAGAAGGCCGCGCCGAAGAAGGCCGCTGCCAAGAAGGCCGCTCCGGCCAAGGTGGCCAAGGCCACCAAGACGGCCAAGGCCAAGAAGTAAGTCGCTACATAACTAGAAAGTTCGTTCGAATTTGTTTCCCCGCGGTGCCCAGCGCGGGGAAGCCCTTCGAAAGCGATTCGTCCCGGCCATGCGCCGGGATGCTTCGTTCTGGGGTCGGGAAAAGCCGTTCCCCACCCATCATGGCGACAGGCCCTGCCGCCGTTTGCCGTGACTCCGCAATGCGGTTACCTTTCGCTCATCCGCGCCGCGCCGCACCTGGGGGCAGGTCGTCGCTCCTGGATTTACGGGGGGAAAAAGCGCGGGTATCTGATGCCACTCAGCGAGAGATCATGGATACCCGAATCAAACTCGAGGCGCGCCGTCGCGCGCGCGGGGCCGTACGGCCCGTCACACTGGCCGCTCTGGCCATCATCGTCGTCCTGGCAGTCGCCTCCTGGTTCCTGGTGATCCAGCCGCACGAAGAGATGCTGCTGTCCGACGCAGGCGGCCATCCGTCCAGCCCGGTCACCACCAACACCGTGCAGGCGCCGCCGCCGGCCAACGTGGAGGCGATGGGTACCGACCAGCTGCTGGCCGAGGCCCGCAAGGCGATGAACGACCAGCGCTATCTGGCGCCGGCCGGCAACAACGCCTTCGAGTTCTACCTCAAGGCGCTGGAGCGTGAGCCGGGCAATCCGGTGGCGACCGACGCGTTGCGCGAGACTTTCCCGTTCGCGGCAAGCGCGGCCGAACAGCAGATCAATGCCGGCAACTTCAACGAGGCCCAGCGCGAGATCGACCTGCTCGCGAAAGCCGATCCGGCCAACTACACGCTGACGATCCTGCGCTCCAAGCTGGATGCCCAGCGCAAGGTGGCCGACAAGGCCCAGCAGGAAGCTGCCGACCAGGCGCGCCAGCAGCAGCTCGCTGCGCAGAAGGCGGCCGAAGACAAGGCGGCAGCGGACAAGGCGGCGCAGGAGCAGGCGGCGCAGGTGGCGACGGCGACGGCGACGGCCAGACCGGCAGGACCGGCGACCACGCAGAAGCCCGCCAGCACGCCCAGCCAGACCGCGCAGGTTGCACCGGTGCAGCCGACCTTGACGCCTGCTGTGCTCATCCGCAGCGTGCAGCCGCGCTACCCGACCCAGGCGCAGCGCTCGCGGACCGAGGGCTTCGTGGTGCTGTCCTTCACGGTTAAGCCTGACGGGCATACCGCGGACATCAAGGTCGTCGAGGCGCAGCCGCGGCATGTCTTCGAGCGCGCGGCGATCGATGCGGTAGACCGCTGGGAGTTCAAGCCGGCAACCCGCAATGGCGAGCCGGTCGACAGCACGGTCACCAACCGCATCAACTTCAAGCTTTGACGGGGCGCGAGGGTTGAGCGAAAACGGCCAGCAGAGGACTGCTGGCCGTTTGCTTGTCCGGGAGGCGGCGTTGACCGTTGCGGTCGGTCCGCCAACCGACGTCAGCGGTGGTGGTGACGACGCGGAGAGCGTCTCCGCTCCGGCTGGGTCGGCGGCGGACTCTCCAGCCCGGCCCAGTCCACGTGCGGCAGGCCGAGCAGGCGGTCGAACATCATCGGCATCAGGCCGGAGGGCGCTGCGCCGGCCGAGTTCCACATGGTCACGATACCCACGTGGTACTTGGGGAAAAAGCCGATCATCGTGCGATAGCCCTGCACCGCGCCGGCGTGGAAGATCAGCGTCTCGCCGCCATAGGTGAATACGCGCCAGCCCAGTGCGTAATGGGCCTGGGTGATCCGCGCGCGGCGCCAGGGCGTGGAGTGCATCTCCACCGGTGTCGCCACGCCGGGGGCATGCAGCACGGCCAGCAGGTCGGCGGGCAGCACGTCGGGTCGGCCACCCATCTGGGCAATCAGCCATTTCTCCATGTCGCGCAGACTGGCGTTCACACCAGCGGCGGGAGCGACGCGGTAATAGGCCTCCTTCGGCTCGAATGGGCGCCACTCGCCGTGACCAGCGGGTCGATGGGGACGCGCCCAGCTCGGACTGGCCTCCAGCGCGGCGCGCCCGTAGCTCGCCGTCTTCATGCCGAGCGGGTAGAAGATCCGCTTGTCCACGAGGCGATAGAAGAAGTCCCCGGTCTCGGTGTAGATCACATCGCCGATCAGGCTGAAGGCGACGTTCTGGTAGCCGTAGCACTGGCCCGGGCCGCAGGCCATGTCCACCTCGTCGAGCTTGCGGACCAGCTCTTCGTAGGGGACGTCGTCCTCGAGCATGTTGTCGTAGGTGTTGCGCGGCAGGCC is part of the Dyella thiooxydans genome and harbors:
- the gcvT gene encoding glycine cleavage system aminomethyltransferase GcvT, which codes for MTAKTVLNDTHRALGARMVDFGGWDMPINYGSQMEEHHAVRGDAGMFDVSHMTVIDLHGPRTREFLRRLLANSVDKLKVAGKALYSCMLNERGGVIDDLIVYFFDDAHYRLVVNAATRAKDLAWIETQARAFDVTVKERPEFAMIAVQGPNARGKVIGLIAEADRPRIEKLGKFAAAAAPGPHGMPLFVARTGYTGEDGFEIIVPEEHAVALWQALVDAGVRPCGLGARDTLRLEAGMNLYGQDMDEDVSPWEANLGWTIALDEGRDFIGRAALEAQKADGVKRVMVGLVLDDKGVLRHGQKVLTAQGEGEILSGSFSPTLEKAIAFARIPAGEPGDIRVDIRGRELPVRLVKYPFVRDGKPCEGI
- a CDS encoding amidase — translated: MNSLPPISERDMRRATLCQLLHWLAIDRVQPQVLADTYLQAIERIDAQLNCYVDVRGSLVQEQARTASKRRRDGVIGRLDGIPVAIKDNFDVAGWPTRAGLPGRLVPAEDDAHTVARLRASGSVLLGKTNMDEGALGAVTDNPHFGATHNPWKHGYSAGGSSGGAAAAVAAGLAVAAVGSDSLGSIRIPASYCGVFALKPTHGEISARGLVPAARRLDAVGLLARGVDDLTVLLQVLAGYDADDARSRRRRVAFDLPDWEPGRLRAGLLPDLAAVGVAPDVIAVFDTAMTKLPRELGERRTVDFSDWDFARTRRAGLLLMEAEMLGTFAADLADTAHPVSPRFRHMLDYAAHKSAGDYANADRVLDAATLKMRRLFSQVDVLVLPTTPQGAFPLDGPVPDSIADLTSFASLAGCPAVSIPMGTLPDGLPIGLQLVGARGSDLRLLELAGIVAATLDAEPSYPAIA
- a CDS encoding energy transducer TonB; this translates as MDTRIKLEARRRARGAVRPVTLAALAIIVVLAVASWFLVIQPHEEMLLSDAGGHPSSPVTTNTVQAPPPANVEAMGTDQLLAEARKAMNDQRYLAPAGNNAFEFYLKALEREPGNPVATDALRETFPFAASAAEQQINAGNFNEAQREIDLLAKADPANYTLTILRSKLDAQRKVADKAQQEAADQARQQQLAAQKAAEDKAAADKAAQEQAAQVATATATARPAGPATTQKPASTPSQTAQVAPVQPTLTPAVLIRSVQPRYPTQAQRSRTEGFVVLSFTVKPDGHTADIKVVEAQPRHVFERAAIDAVDRWEFKPATRNGEPVDSTVTNRINFKL
- the metJ gene encoding met regulon transcriptional regulator MetJ; its protein translation is MDVYTSFLLIRELPQRLVWRGFWAGWEGAGGSFPGVQNQLTVEIFGNSFRTRFWGTGAMSAVKYVQPYVEHGEKAGAVRKITVSIPLHVLRLLSDLRTHRQVNNLRHATNSDLLVEAFLHAFTGQPLPTDEELRRTMATAKKTAAKKPAAKKAAKKTTVKKVAAKKPVAKKPAAKKAAVKKVAAKKAAPKKAAAKKPAAAKKTAAKKTAVKKVAAKKAAPKKAAAKKAAPAKVAKATKTAKAKK
- a CDS encoding alpha-ketoglutarate-dependent dioxygenase AlkB family protein, with protein sequence MGAATWQALPLPGAELSIIEDWLAPTEADALLAELLVAIRWENHRIRIFGREVASPRLSCWIGDPGTSYVYSGTRFEPHPWSERLDGLRARVGQACGERFNSVLANLYRNGDDAMGWHSDDEPELGERPVIASLSLGAERRFRLRPRRARGEPSRRDDIRSLILRHGSLLRMAGDTQRLYRHDLPRAKGLERPRLNLTFRRIVTSR
- the gcvH gene encoding glycine cleavage system protein GcvH, which gives rise to MSEIPGDLKFLKSHEWARVEDDGLVRVGISDHAQAALGDLVYVELPEIGASVQAGNGVAVVESVKAASDIYSPVSGEIVEVNEALTDKPEVINEDAFGEGWLFVVRPSDRAELDDLLSADAYAEQIENEDH
- a CDS encoding serine hydrolase domain-containing protein — encoded protein: MPFRPLTLALASALALSVAMSAAAAPLRQDPTTQVVSNVPSAQVPPARVKAALGDYRHWLDELGRRHSVAGLATAVVVNDKVAFEYTMGYADASTKAPVEPNTVFRLASLSKAFATGLTALLVRDGKLSWDTRLIDVLPFFKLKDMQAAEQVTVGDILGQRVGLPRNTYDNMLEDDVPYEELVRKLDEVDMACGPGQCYGYQNVAFSLIGDVIYTETGDFFYRLVDKRIFYPLGMKTASYGRAALEASPSWARPHRPAGHGEWRPFEPKEAYYRVAPAAGVNASLRDMEKWLIAQMGGRPDVLPADLLAVLHAPGVATPVEMHSTPWRRARITQAHYALGWRVFTYGGETLIFHAGAVQGYRTMIGFFPKYHVGIVTMWNSAGAAPSGLMPMMFDRLLGLPHVDWAGLESPPPTQPERRRSPRRHHHR